The Changchengzhania lutea genomic sequence ACAAGTCCGTATGGCGGCAATCATGCCGAAGTAAATGCCATTCAATCCGTTGATGACAAAACACTCTTAAAAGAATCTACATTGTACGTTACTTTAGAGCCTTGTTCACATTATGGAAAAACACCACCGTGTAGCAATTTAATCATCGATCACCAGATTCCAAGCGTGGTTATTGGCTGTATTGACACCCATACAAAAGTAGCTGGTCAAGGCGTATTAAAACTAACCAATGCTGGCTGCAAGGTTACCGTTGGTGTTTTAGAAGATGCTTGCAAAAACTTACATAAACGCTTTTTTACGTTTCAAAATAAAAAGCGTCCTTATATTATACTAAAATGGGCTGAGACTCAGGGTAGGTTTATAGCTCCCGCAAAAAAGTCAGAACAAAAACCAGTTTGGATAACAAATGCCTACTCAAGACAATTAGTGCATAAATGGCGAGCGGAAGAACAAGCTATTTTAGTGGGAACAAATACCGTATTAGAAGATAACCCGTCACTAACCACGAGAGATTGCTCAGGAGAACATCCTATTAGAGTCGTTCTAGATAAAAATGAAAAACTTCCAAGTCATCTTAAGGTATTTGATAAAAAAGCAAA encodes the following:
- the ribD gene encoding bifunctional diaminohydroxyphosphoribosylaminopyrimidine deaminase/5-amino-6-(5-phosphoribosylamino)uracil reductase RibD — translated: MNIHEKYINRCIEIAKNGLGTTRPNPMVGCVIVHENIIIGEGYTSPYGGNHAEVNAIQSVDDKTLLKESTLYVTLEPCSHYGKTPPCSNLIIDHQIPSVVIGCIDTHTKVAGQGVLKLTNAGCKVTVGVLEDACKNLHKRFFTFQNKKRPYIILKWAETQGRFIAPAKKSEQKPVWITNAYSRQLVHKWRAEEQAILVGTNTVLEDNPSLTTRDCSGEHPIRVVLDKNEKLPSHLKVFDKKAKTLLITKKDIDYSKPVAEQIADFLYKHGITSVIIEGGAQTLQTFIDEDIWDEARVFRGHVLFNKGIKAPTFTGNLISEESILKDILKIYMND